A region of the Aethina tumida isolate Nest 87 chromosome 3, icAetTumi1.1, whole genome shotgun sequence genome:
aatatgtggTCTTTGGTAAACGTAGATGAGTACCAGATCTAtcttactattattatattttcttagcATACCAACATTTAGAGATTCTAACAAGAATGATTTATAGAAGGTGatctttattatgtaaaatgtgTTGTATTATTCCCAAGTTGCACAAATTTACATGAGAAAATATTATCGTCTCAATTTCATCACACTGTTTAACATTGGATTAATATAATGAATGTTATGATATTTAATctctgattaaattaaatatatctggttaagtttataaaatttaagtgttaaaaataggtctataataaaagaaaagaaaataggtttaataaatctaatttattagtttataagttaaaatacTGACTTTAAACTTTATGATTCATACATTATgaagtcaaaaatattaattaaattatataaataaataagttacatacaaaaaaacaaattattagcaAAGATTTTCACAGCCAGATTTTCCAGTTTTATAAGGAGCTTGGCCTACCCAGTTGCcactaaaaaaaaacaaataatcaagaGAATTCAAAtaccatttaaatattatcttacCCGGGGCCGTAATTGCAAACGtataacttttgatatttgtaaCCTCCATCTTTCATGTAGTAGGCAAATCCACAACCAACCTTATTGGTATCTGCCCAGACGAGCTGAAGAACTTCACGGTTAGTTCAAGAACTTTTAGACAATTTAAGATTACCTGTGTATAATGTCCCGTGTTCGAAGAAAACGGACTACCGAATTTGTATACTTTGTGCTCATCAAACCATGAGTTAATGGCATCTTTCCAGTGACTTGCTGAGCCCGTATCCGCCGTACTGTATGAAATGTAAAGATTTTGTCCTATCCAACTGTATCCggctaaacattatttaaataaacattgaaattaatatgtgatTATCCAATATGTACTTACAACATGATGCCTTGGCGTGAGcaaattcacatttttccGCTATCCTTTGAGCCTCCTTGGCCAAACAATCGTCCCAAGACTAAAcattaaagattattaaataacttcaaattaaaactaaactcGTTTAAGTTGAAGTACCATTCTTTTTAAGTTCACTCCTCTTGGTTGATTTTTAACTTGTCCATTAGCTATCATCTTCCTGATGTCATTGTGCAAATTTACGATCACTTTCTGATCTTCAGCCGAAACTCCTTTCTCTAAAAGACACCATCTTCATAAAATAACcaactttaatattatcattggACTTACTTAGGATTCCGTGAGGACAAACCCCGTTAGTCACGGATAGCAAAGCGGCAAAAACGAAGGCCGAAGATAATAGCATGGTAGCACGATGCATTCTGACTGCAGTGTGTTCGCTTCTGAAAAACGCTACGccttttatactaaatttagtTGTAGTCgtgagtttaaaattaagtaatcgGGAAGTTCGGAGTATAAACAAAAGCTGGAAAATACGTTTATTGAGgattgttttgttgtttatttagtgatagcggtgaaaatattaataaacataacaaCGGCTTAGGTTAACCATTTTGTAGAATCACATCTgatcatcattttttaattttgtcggtgaaaaattcaataataaaactgtagTACAATCTAAATAATTGTTCGTTGTTGTTTCTTGCTTGCTtgctcaaaaataattatgatgaaaatattttacaaaaatgataaaatacatattttttgtaattcatGATAACAATTGTTTGTATACATAAATTCAAAGaatgcaaataaaaacaataaaaatatttagtatttcaaataTGTACATACTCATTTGTTTCTTCACAATGGAAATGTTGCTTACTGGAATTGAACTTATTAGATAGTCTTactatataacaaaaatataaccaaTACATAAACATTATACGATAAATTAAGGAAgagcttttatttttattaaattttctttatttattatggtaCTTACataatgatgaataaataactaaaatacgtcaagtacaaaattataaaaataacgaaatttttagtttttgaaatattagtaTAGAGATGTATAGAAatttactttacattacatttatCAAGCAATTAGCAAAGATGTTCACATCCAGATGTTCCAAGTTGATAAGGAAAATTTGTTGGCCAACtagaactaaaattttaaacaattatcaacaattccctaatttaatttaaatttgtattaccCTGGCCCATATTTACACACGTAGACTTTCCTATATCTGAAGGAAGCCTTTGTAATGAAGTAAGAAAATCCGCAACCAATATTATAGGTTTCAGCCCATACGATCTAAAGAGATGCTTTGTCACTAATGAATactcaaaaaatatgtatatgaaGTTACCTGCTTGTAGTTTTCGGTGCGTGGAGAATAGAGACTTCCATATATGTAATCTTTGTGTTCGTCAAACCATGATAGAATGGCATCTAACCAGTAAGAAGAATTGTTCATTCTAGAGGCATTTATTGACATGAAAAGATTACGTCCTTCCCAATCAAAATTCTCTggaaattagattaaattaaatgagagtaaatgtttaatgtaCCTACTTACCACATGTATCTGACACATTATCACTTTCACAGTTATCGGCTATTTTTTGAGCTTTTTTGGCGAGGCATTTGTTCCAAgactaaaatttgaaatataaaagtaattaaagtattaatgacatttttattgaatttgttttaccaatttttttaaatttactcccCTCGGCTGTCCTGGaagtttattgtttgctacCATTTCTCTAATACTGTTGTGTTTgttcacaataaatttttggtcATCGATCGAAACTCCTCTCTCTACAAAGTACCAAcgtaaaaatgtgttttctaagtgttaaaattactgtAATACTTACTTAAGATTTTTGGACAAGCCCCCATTGAGAAGGCTATGGTACTCACAAATATGTGGGCTACAATTAATGTCACACTGGCACTACACATTATTTATCTTGTGGCTCTGAAAGTGCCTTTTATAACAATGTTCCACATAGtcgcaattattaaattacccaTTGTGattgttttaacaataaaaatcgtATCACGTGGAGATTTAGtagtaaatgtgtttctaaatttaattgatatttgattAATCAAATACGTGTTGAACAATTAAACCAACACAATGAAAATTGTctgaagaaatatattttaaatcataatatattaaataattaattatttaattaatttatttttttctatttctattaatatctcaaaatattggtactttcaaaataattatataccgatcgaaaagcgtttgatctgtaatgcatgatgtctctttcaaaATTCAGTCGGATTAAACGCTTTTCGAACAGTTTGGGTttggttaaaaattatcaaaagtgGTTAGCTTAATTAACACCTTTAAATTACTTATGCAAATGTTGGTtttggttaataaaaaatgtacgcATTTTTTAAACCTCCTGGCATAACATTGTAACCATAAAATGAAGATTGTGAtattcctttaaaatttaaattgccaATTCTAAATTGCATAAATGCCTTGcgaataaatgaatgaatcacAATTGCACACGCAAATtgacattgaaaaaaaaaatttatagctgATAACACAACAACGTGGGCAtggttaaaacataattaaaacatttttatggcaAAATCGGTTTAGTTTTAcagtacataatttaaaatgacaaaatcgTGAGTTTTTACGACTTAcacataacaatttaatatcaaaattaagattGGTTAAGTATTTCaatggaattaaaattttaattcactcTCTagtagtaatatattttaattatttaattatggaaCAACTCGATGACGAATTGAAAcgttataaaagtaaatttacgaTAAAATAACAATGCAAAACAATGTAATGGCATTATGTCTGATGATTTGTCATCATTTACTATTtaactaacaaaattattttgatgcgTCAATTAAGTACTTCAgcaataatgtatataaaaatttctaatccaatttttattacatgttATAAcacaattgcaaataaaaaatatacagctATTGTTAACACTTACATTTTGTGAATTATGTTATGATGAGAATAACattcatgtataaaattattctgtaaCACTACTCTATGTTTTCCACCAATATTACCTACCATTAATGAATCTCAGCGAGGATACAATGCATACATATGTAAAATTCGAGgtcgataaataataaaaaaataacattgtaattattttattgcaacagatacacaataaattaataatataacaataaggTCGAATTAATAGAGATTCTCACAGCCGCTATCCcctattttgtaaaaatattcaccAACGTAATTTCCCCTGtaaaatcaaaacatttaaaggaaaaccaaacttaaataaacaattgatttttgaagaaattaaacggaaatataatatattacatacatatGTCTGCCTGAGTGTAATAACGTGCAGCTTTTTTAATGACGTTATTGTACGTATAAACTGTATTTTCGTCGAAGCAAGACTGAATGGCTATATTCTAGTTGGGAGCGTTAAAGTCATTAGATTGTGATTGGGAAATATTGTAGTTCTCGCCAACCCACCAAAATATTCAGATTCTAATTACATAAATGACAAGTGGGATTTTGTAAACGCCAGACGGAACGCTCTGGTTTTCTTTGTTAGAAGTTTgccaaaattgtacaaaaaaaaattaattggaagtGCTCCACTTCCAAATAGGTCAtacaatatgtaaaattcgagtcgataaataataatataaagtaacactgtaattattttattgaagtaaacacaaataaattaatataataataataatataacaatatgtCGAATAACTAACAGAGATTCTCACAACCGCTATCCCCCGTCTGGTAAGGATATTGTCCAACGTAATTTCCCCtgtaaaatcaaaacaattaaCGAAACAGaaacatttgttttgtttaaaaatatttaattttcaaagaaataaaacGGAAATACCTACGCAGGTCCATAATTACACACATAGAGTTTCTTATATTTGTATACGCTGGAATCTGTGTAGTAAGTCCAACCACAACCTACGCTATCAGTGGTTGCCCAAACcatctaaaataaatgttttaatataaaccgTTCGCatcaaataattgataagGAACAACCTGTGTGTAATGACTGGCGTTGGGATTGTAGGTGGAGCTGTAAGTGAAAAGTTTGTATTCGTCAAACCAAGAAGTCGTGGCGCTCGTCCAGTTACTAACTTTGTTACTGTCAGAGGTTGAGGATGACGTATACAGATTTTGACCAATTGCGCCCCATGTAGCTAGACGCAATctcacaattaataatttaacagtatttgtgaaattttactTACAACAGGAAGCTTTTTGATGCATGTACTCGCAGGTATTCGCTATTCTTTGGGCCTCACTGGCCAAACATGAATCCcatttctgaaattaaatgtgctctattattaatcaaaatgaaaTACCTGCAACTGTTACCAttcgttttaaattgttacccTTCGGTTGATTAGGTA
Encoded here:
- the LOC109595669 gene encoding CRISP/Allergen/PR-1-like, with translation MCSASVTLIVAHIFVSTIAFSMGACPKILKRGVSIDDQKFIVNKHNSIREMVANNKLPGQPRGVNLKKLSWNKCLAKKAQKIADNCESDNVSDTCENFDWEGRNLFMSINASRMNNSSYWLDAILSWFDEHKDYIYGSLYSPRTENYKQIVWAETYNIGCGFSYFITKASFRYRKVYVCKYGPGSSWPTNFPYQLGTSGCEHLC
- the LOC109595663 gene encoding scoloptoxin SSD552, which produces MLLLSGILVLLNMYLAFGTCPNGTLGQGVTSEEQNLIVSLHNSFRLEIANGTVPNQPKGNNLKRMKWDSCLASEAQRIANTCEYMHQKASCSTWGAIGQNLYTSSSTSDSNKVSNWTSATTSWFDEYKLFTYSSTYNPNASHYTQMVWATTDSVGCGWTYYTDSSVYKYKKLYVCNYGPAGNYVGQYPYQTGDSGCENLC